A region of Antedon mediterranea chromosome 8, ecAntMedi1.1, whole genome shotgun sequence DNA encodes the following proteins:
- the LOC140057702 gene encoding uncharacterized protein, translating to MTNVSINSIIATWLQREPEHVISTEPFHLWNGCFSLDTRSHKHMNTTPLENTDYSLKARLSPSILIPLRPKHEQVNIKELYLLDQPSLDFGSQYHEPPCHELCYRSLFLPSRPDTTRPS from the exons ATGACCAACGTGTCTATCAATAGCATCATTGCAACATGGCTTCAAAGAGAACCTGAACATGTCATCAGTACCGAACCATTCCATTTATGGAATGGTTGCTTCAGTTTAGATACCAGGTCACACAAG CACATGAATACGACACCGTTGGAAAATACGGATTATTCCCTAAAAGCTAGATTGTCGCCATCGATTCTGATACCACTAAGACCAAAGCATGAACAAGTAAACATTAAG GAACTTTATTTATTAGATCAACCATCACTTGACTTTGGAAGCCAATACCATGAACCTCCATGCCATGAATTATGTTATCGATCGTTGTTCCTGCCATCCAGACCCGATACCACTCGTCCATCATAA